In Actinoplanes sp. NBC_00393, a single genomic region encodes these proteins:
- a CDS encoding sensor domain-containing phosphodiesterase, whose amino-acid sequence MVSSAVAVLAVSLAVAMVSYGWDWWDAIDEGGIPEPDEWLGMAGAACLPLAAVAIVRLVRLQQVLARRAQEAAAAFEDTVHTAHGWVWQADTGLRITYASDAVHALLGHQGEHLVGHNLLEVVSDDPTAAAVDPADWHDQVTRTRHHDGSTRYLSSTVAPMRDHTGTVVGYRGFTSDVTAETISSLEQDERRRTAEQTRIRIQRAIQNPDSLQVMLQPIAEVQGQQVAGMEALARFTEEPYRPPNEWFAEAWEVGLGPDLELRAVELAYSRLAELPPHAYLSVNVSAQTLLDDRFLDTLLGLGADTHRVVVEVTEHALIEDYDALADVLHRIRALGARLAVDDAGAGYASMQHILRLRPDIIKLDRSIVADSNVDPARFALIGAMASFGTSLGMTVVAEGVETAGEFAALAENRVSHAQGYYLARPSAEPVLDLTTEPATRAA is encoded by the coding sequence GTGGTCTCCTCCGCCGTCGCGGTGCTCGCCGTCAGCCTGGCGGTCGCCATGGTCTCCTACGGGTGGGACTGGTGGGACGCGATCGACGAGGGCGGGATCCCCGAGCCCGACGAATGGCTGGGGATGGCCGGCGCGGCCTGCCTGCCGCTGGCTGCGGTGGCGATCGTGCGCCTCGTCCGGCTCCAGCAGGTGCTCGCCCGCCGGGCTCAGGAAGCCGCCGCAGCGTTCGAGGACACCGTGCACACCGCGCACGGCTGGGTCTGGCAGGCCGACACCGGCCTGCGGATCACGTACGCGAGCGATGCCGTACACGCTCTGCTCGGCCATCAGGGTGAGCACCTGGTCGGCCACAACCTGCTCGAGGTGGTGAGCGACGACCCGACGGCGGCCGCCGTGGACCCGGCCGACTGGCACGACCAGGTCACCCGCACCCGCCATCACGACGGCTCGACCCGGTACCTGAGCAGCACCGTTGCGCCGATGCGCGACCACACCGGCACGGTCGTCGGATACCGGGGATTCACCAGCGACGTCACTGCCGAGACGATCAGCTCGCTCGAGCAGGACGAGCGCCGGCGCACGGCCGAGCAGACGCGCATCCGTATCCAGCGGGCCATCCAGAATCCGGACTCGTTGCAGGTGATGTTGCAGCCGATCGCCGAGGTGCAGGGCCAGCAGGTCGCCGGGATGGAGGCGCTCGCCAGGTTCACCGAGGAGCCGTACCGGCCGCCGAACGAGTGGTTCGCCGAAGCCTGGGAGGTGGGCCTGGGTCCGGATCTGGAGCTGCGGGCCGTCGAGCTGGCCTACAGCCGCCTGGCCGAGCTGCCGCCGCACGCCTACCTGTCGGTCAACGTGTCGGCGCAGACCCTGCTCGACGATCGATTCCTCGACACACTGCTCGGACTCGGCGCGGACACACACCGGGTCGTGGTGGAGGTGACGGAGCACGCGCTGATCGAGGACTACGACGCGCTGGCCGATGTGCTGCACCGGATCCGCGCGCTGGGCGCGCGCCTGGCCGTCGACGACGCCGGAGCAGGGTACGCCTCGATGCAGCACATCCTGCGGCTGCGCCCGGACATCATCAAACTCGACCGCAGCATCGTGGCCGACAGCAACGTCGACCCGGCACGTTTCGCGCTGATCGGCGCGATGGCCAGCTTCGGGACGTCACTGGGGATGACCGTGGTCGCCGAAGGCGTGGAGACCGCGGGCGAGTTCGCGGCGCTCGCCGAGAACCGGGTCAGCCACGCCCAGGGCTACTATTTGGCGCGTCCCTCCGCCGAACCGGTCCTCGACCTGACCACGGAGCCCGCCACCCGTGCGGCGTGA
- a CDS encoding DUF3040 domain-containing protein: MSARDTRREFDEIVGHLTAEDPALARPVRMIPRRVLLAVLAVVAALVWAGLSVLMVLWGAVGVLVTCVVVTAAIAVAVLRSR; the protein is encoded by the coding sequence GTGTCCGCCAGAGACACGCGTCGCGAGTTCGACGAGATCGTCGGGCATTTGACGGCTGAGGATCCGGCACTGGCCCGCCCGGTCCGGATGATCCCGCGGCGAGTCCTGCTTGCGGTGCTGGCGGTCGTGGCCGCGCTGGTATGGGCAGGATTGTCGGTTCTGATGGTGCTCTGGGGTGCCGTCGGCGTCCTCGTCACGTGTGTGGTGGTGACAGCAGCGATAGCCGTGGCCGTCCTCCGCTCCCGCTGA
- a CDS encoding NB-ARC domain-containing protein, translated as MTIRRRRSLLAVVLPLGAVSTLLTAALAIAVNAATALPPPWPYGLEVLRRHPFESVAVINAALLIIGAVMLSLSHRSEANASDGPLPPAPAAVPGWVIERPTELRALIQQLTTGRTVGITTALHGAGGFGKTTLAAMVCRDRRVQKRFQGRIYRVTLGRDLRDRAAIASKVCDLAEMINGKRTALEDVRLAGEHLGRILDSHKPVLLVIDDVWDRAQLEPFLSGGAKCARLITTRSPSTLPEQAATVLVDQLSWAQARQMLTWELPPISSSLLSGLLGATGRWPLLLRLVNRMLVDLVHAGAVADSAAADVLARLRRLGPAAADPSEPGHVDLDEPEQRALAVQATIDASRSLLTDENRQRLAELAIFAEDEQIPVEVVLALWQATGGLDPVDGRRLCRRLADLALLQLSAHAGGHLSVHDVVRDFLMHELGRDQAAHLHTALLDAFRVPAAAAPPGTAPTSPARVPAWWTLPANARYLWDQLLWHLTHAGRTDEAETLATDLRWIGARLLREGPYAPLADLAAVGTPRADTARRALQQAAHLLAPTEPAHALVDVLHARMHGSPLWGEQAAQPSPLSHPPRLNPAWPLPDSHVQFDRVLDGNRATDVMAVAPNGQWWVSAGQQVRLWDTTRMQVRATLTGHRRAVRGVVIAPDSSWLATAGGDGAVGIWDAATGALRTWLRGHSSWVKAVAVTPDGERLVTAGGDGTVGVWNVQGGQCVAMLTGHRGAVHTATVAPDGDWFATAGNDATIRVWDATSLTERVVLHGHSGAIHQLIAETGGNGLISAGDRTVRGWDCATGRLESELVRHDNPVTGVAMPSHGQWIVTIGDGRLQMWDKSGRRLEPPTDRRPWVNAVAVFNDDDRLAIGYADDTVQIVDARPARVNAVAPPHAEPTTAVAFAPDGRIVGSAGRDGGTRLWAVSSPDLVTATDDVARALRFRPDGTAAVVGRTGVVIYDRLGRIVESCTVGVSPGESIDLALDGSWFAAVDAKHIRQYRVPYGAQINECPVDVERITTILAHPDGDRVVLGSADGLHQVHMASRRRLWSTPTRRVSALGIAPSGDLLVAGFVDGTLAAFDASTGTERWSTSRHPDAPPPDGHTSPAPRQVTAVAFAADGSWFAATDNDGSVRLWDAAAGRCLTMSRTDGPLSCCAVSADGQRVAVGGGRGITMFTVDTAR; from the coding sequence ATGACAATCAGACGCCGGCGCAGTCTCCTGGCGGTCGTGCTGCCGCTCGGCGCTGTCTCCACTCTGCTCACCGCAGCCCTCGCGATCGCCGTCAACGCCGCGACAGCGCTTCCGCCGCCCTGGCCGTACGGCTTGGAGGTACTTCGGCGGCACCCGTTCGAGTCCGTCGCTGTGATCAACGCTGCGTTGCTGATCATCGGTGCCGTCATGCTGTCGCTGAGCCATCGCAGCGAGGCGAACGCAAGCGACGGTCCGCTGCCACCTGCCCCGGCGGCAGTGCCGGGCTGGGTGATCGAGCGTCCCACCGAGCTGCGCGCCCTGATTCAGCAGTTGACCACCGGCCGGACCGTCGGCATCACCACCGCGTTGCACGGCGCCGGCGGGTTCGGCAAGACCACGCTTGCCGCCATGGTGTGCCGGGACCGGCGGGTGCAAAAGCGTTTCCAGGGCCGGATCTACCGGGTCACTCTCGGGCGTGACCTGCGCGATCGCGCGGCGATCGCGTCGAAGGTCTGCGACCTTGCCGAAATGATCAACGGCAAACGTACGGCGCTCGAGGACGTCCGGCTCGCCGGCGAGCACCTCGGCCGGATCCTCGACTCGCACAAGCCGGTTCTGCTGGTCATCGACGACGTGTGGGACCGTGCGCAGTTGGAGCCGTTCCTGTCCGGGGGCGCAAAGTGCGCACGACTCATCACCACCCGGAGCCCGTCGACACTGCCGGAGCAGGCGGCGACCGTCCTGGTCGACCAGCTTTCGTGGGCTCAGGCCCGGCAAATGCTCACCTGGGAGCTGCCGCCGATCTCCAGCTCCCTGCTCAGCGGCCTGCTCGGCGCGACCGGCCGATGGCCGTTGCTGCTGCGGCTGGTCAATCGCATGCTGGTCGATCTCGTGCATGCCGGGGCTGTCGCGGACAGCGCCGCTGCCGACGTCCTGGCCCGGCTTCGCCGTTTAGGACCCGCGGCCGCGGATCCGAGTGAGCCCGGGCACGTCGACCTCGACGAACCCGAGCAGCGCGCACTCGCCGTCCAAGCCACGATCGACGCGAGCCGGTCCCTGCTGACCGACGAGAACAGGCAACGGCTGGCGGAGCTCGCGATATTCGCCGAGGACGAGCAGATTCCGGTCGAAGTGGTGCTCGCTCTGTGGCAGGCGACCGGCGGACTGGACCCGGTCGACGGGCGCCGGCTCTGCCGGCGCCTGGCCGATCTCGCCCTGCTGCAGCTGTCCGCGCACGCCGGTGGGCACCTCAGCGTCCACGATGTGGTACGCGACTTCCTGATGCACGAGCTCGGCCGGGATCAGGCAGCACACCTGCATACCGCCCTGCTCGACGCGTTCCGGGTGCCTGCCGCCGCCGCGCCGCCCGGGACAGCACCGACGTCCCCGGCACGGGTGCCGGCCTGGTGGACGCTGCCCGCGAACGCGCGGTACCTCTGGGACCAGTTGTTGTGGCACCTCACCCACGCCGGCCGCACCGACGAGGCGGAAACGCTGGCCACCGACCTGCGATGGATCGGTGCGCGGCTGCTGCGAGAGGGGCCTTACGCCCCGCTGGCCGACTTGGCTGCGGTGGGCACACCGCGTGCCGACACGGCTCGCCGCGCCCTGCAGCAGGCGGCGCATCTGCTGGCGCCGACCGAGCCCGCGCACGCGCTCGTCGACGTGCTCCACGCCCGCATGCACGGCAGTCCCCTCTGGGGTGAACAGGCGGCGCAACCCTCGCCGCTGTCCCACCCGCCACGTCTGAACCCGGCGTGGCCCCTGCCCGATTCCCATGTGCAATTCGACCGGGTGCTCGACGGCAACCGTGCCACCGACGTGATGGCGGTGGCACCCAACGGGCAGTGGTGGGTGAGCGCGGGCCAGCAGGTGCGCCTGTGGGACACCACCCGGATGCAGGTACGCGCCACCCTCACCGGTCACCGCCGGGCAGTGCGCGGGGTGGTGATCGCACCGGACAGCTCCTGGCTGGCCACCGCCGGCGGTGACGGCGCCGTGGGCATCTGGGACGCCGCAACAGGGGCACTGCGCACCTGGTTACGCGGGCATTCGAGCTGGGTCAAGGCGGTCGCCGTCACCCCGGACGGGGAACGCCTGGTGACGGCCGGCGGTGACGGCACCGTCGGCGTCTGGAACGTGCAAGGCGGACAGTGCGTCGCGATGCTGACCGGGCACCGCGGTGCCGTACACACCGCGACCGTTGCCCCGGACGGCGACTGGTTCGCCACCGCCGGCAACGATGCCACGATCCGCGTGTGGGACGCGACGTCGCTGACCGAACGTGTGGTCCTTCACGGGCACAGCGGAGCGATCCACCAGTTGATCGCCGAGACCGGCGGAAACGGCCTGATCAGTGCCGGAGACCGGACCGTACGGGGATGGGACTGCGCAACCGGAAGACTCGAGAGCGAACTCGTACGCCACGACAACCCGGTCACCGGTGTGGCGATGCCGTCGCACGGGCAGTGGATCGTCACGATCGGCGACGGCCGCCTCCAGATGTGGGACAAGTCCGGGCGACGGCTCGAGCCTCCCACGGACCGGCGTCCGTGGGTGAACGCGGTCGCCGTCTTCAACGACGACGACCGGCTGGCGATCGGCTACGCCGACGACACCGTCCAGATCGTCGACGCCCGCCCGGCACGCGTGAACGCCGTGGCGCCACCACACGCCGAACCGACGACCGCAGTCGCGTTCGCCCCGGACGGCCGCATCGTCGGCTCCGCCGGGCGCGACGGCGGCACCCGGCTGTGGGCGGTGTCATCACCCGACCTCGTCACCGCCACCGACGATGTCGCCCGGGCATTGCGGTTCCGGCCCGACGGGACAGCCGCCGTCGTCGGGCGCACCGGCGTGGTCATCTACGATCGGCTCGGCAGGATCGTGGAGTCCTGCACCGTGGGCGTCTCCCCCGGGGAATCAATCGACCTGGCGCTGGACGGCTCCTGGTTCGCCGCCGTCGACGCAAAACACATTCGCCAGTACCGGGTGCCGTACGGCGCACAGATCAACGAATGCCCCGTGGACGTGGAGCGCATCACGACGATCCTCGCGCACCCCGACGGCGACCGGGTCGTACTCGGCTCGGCCGATGGGTTGCACCAGGTGCACATGGCGTCTCGCCGCCGGTTGTGGAGCACGCCTACCAGACGGGTCAGCGCGCTCGGGATCGCACCCTCGGGAGACCTGCTCGTGGCCGGCTTCGTGGACGGCACGCTCGCCGCGTTCGACGCATCGACCGGAACGGAGCGGTGGTCCACCAGCCGGCATCCCGACGCTCCGCCGCCGGACGGGCACACCAGCCCGGCGCCCCGTCAGGTCACCGCCGTTGCCTTCGCGGCGGACGGGAGCTGGTTCGCCGCCACCGACAACGACGGATCCGTGCGACTGTGGGACGCTGCCGCCGGCCGCTGCCTCACCATGAGCCGCACCGACGGGCCGCTGTCCTGCTGCGCGGTGTCTGCCGACGGCCAGCGGGTCGCCGTCGGCGGCGGCCGCGGCATCACGATGTTCACCGTAGATACCGCCCGCTGA
- a CDS encoding discoidin domain-containing protein: MTSPTLTSPPPHQRRRRGRIVLSAALTAALGAAVVSVATTASAADALISQSKPATASSVESAAFPASAAVDGNAGTRWSSTFADPQWLQVDLGSTQSISQVVLNWEAAYASAFTIQTSPNGTTWTNISPVTAGRAGVQTLNVTGSGRYVRMNGTTRATPYGYSLWEFQVFGSGTTPTLPTSDTPDLGPNVRIFEPSTPASTIQSAVDQAFNAQLRSPTAQFGSQRHVFLFKPGTYGRVWANVGFYTTIAGLGVNPDDVTINGAINVDSGWNYGDESNATQNFWRSMENLSIVPEGGTNRWAVSQAAPMRRVHIKGNLTLAPSNQDNGQGYSSGGYLADSIVDGVVSSGSQQQWYTRDSRIGRWDGGVWNMVYSGVQGAPANAFPNPPHTTLATTPVTREKPYLYVDSAGLYRVFVPALRRNSAGATWPNTAGTSIPMREFYVAKPGDSAARINQALAQGLNLFFTPGTYSLSETIRVTRANTVVTGIGFPTLIPTGGVEALNVADVDGVKVSGLTFDAGTTNSPTLMSVGRAGVHTDHAANPISLQDVFFRIGSSVQGKATTTLVVHSDDTIIDHIWAWRADHGGAPTGWTVNPGDTGLIVNGDDVLATGLFVEHYQKYEVIWNGNRGRTIFFQNEKPYDVPNQAAWIGPRGNGYAAYKVADNVTDHELWGGGSYCYFNVNPSVRVDRAFEVPNRPGVRLRSVLTVSLGDVGTIANVVNDTGGAVPNPAGNTTPRQVVAYP, translated from the coding sequence ATGACATCCCCAACCCTGACCTCCCCGCCGCCGCACCAGCGCCGACGCCGCGGGCGGATCGTGCTGAGCGCTGCTCTCACCGCCGCCCTCGGTGCCGCCGTCGTCTCGGTCGCCACCACAGCCAGCGCCGCGGACGCCCTGATCTCGCAGAGCAAGCCGGCCACCGCCTCGTCCGTCGAGAGTGCCGCCTTCCCCGCGTCCGCCGCCGTCGACGGTAACGCCGGCACCCGTTGGTCCAGCACGTTCGCCGACCCGCAGTGGTTGCAGGTCGACCTGGGCAGTACCCAGTCGATCAGCCAGGTCGTGCTGAACTGGGAGGCGGCGTACGCCTCGGCGTTCACCATTCAGACCTCCCCGAACGGCACCACCTGGACGAACATCAGTCCGGTCACGGCAGGCAGGGCCGGTGTGCAGACCCTCAATGTCACCGGCAGCGGCCGCTACGTCCGGATGAACGGCACCACGCGCGCCACCCCGTACGGTTACTCGCTCTGGGAATTTCAGGTCTTCGGCAGTGGCACGACTCCGACGCTTCCCACCTCGGACACCCCGGACCTCGGCCCGAACGTGCGGATCTTCGAGCCCTCCACCCCGGCGTCGACCATCCAGTCGGCCGTTGACCAGGCGTTCAACGCGCAGCTGCGCAGCCCGACCGCGCAGTTCGGCAGCCAGCGCCATGTCTTCCTCTTCAAGCCCGGCACCTACGGGCGGGTCTGGGCCAACGTCGGCTTCTACACCACGATCGCCGGTCTCGGCGTCAATCCCGACGACGTGACGATCAACGGCGCGATCAACGTCGACTCGGGCTGGAACTACGGTGACGAGTCCAACGCGACCCAGAACTTCTGGCGCAGCATGGAGAACCTGTCGATCGTGCCCGAGGGCGGCACCAACCGGTGGGCCGTCTCCCAGGCCGCCCCGATGCGCCGGGTGCACATCAAAGGCAACCTGACCCTGGCGCCGTCGAACCAGGACAACGGGCAGGGCTACTCCAGTGGCGGCTACCTCGCCGATTCGATCGTCGACGGCGTCGTGTCGTCCGGTTCCCAGCAGCAGTGGTACACCCGCGACAGCCGGATCGGGCGCTGGGACGGCGGGGTGTGGAACATGGTCTACTCCGGCGTGCAGGGCGCCCCGGCCAACGCGTTCCCGAACCCGCCGCACACCACCCTGGCGACCACCCCGGTGACGCGGGAGAAGCCTTATCTGTACGTCGACAGCGCCGGCCTCTACCGCGTGTTCGTTCCCGCTCTGCGGCGCAACTCCGCCGGCGCCACCTGGCCGAACACGGCCGGCACCTCGATTCCGATGCGCGAGTTCTACGTCGCCAAGCCCGGGGACAGCGCCGCCAGGATCAACCAGGCACTGGCTCAGGGCCTGAACCTGTTCTTCACCCCGGGCACCTACTCACTCAGCGAGACGATCCGGGTCACCCGCGCCAACACCGTGGTCACCGGCATCGGCTTCCCGACCCTGATCCCGACCGGCGGGGTCGAGGCCCTCAACGTCGCCGACGTGGACGGTGTCAAGGTCAGCGGCTTGACCTTCGACGCCGGGACGACGAACAGCCCGACGCTGATGAGCGTCGGACGGGCCGGCGTGCACACCGACCACGCCGCGAACCCGATCAGCCTGCAGGACGTCTTCTTCCGCATCGGCAGCAGCGTCCAGGGCAAGGCCACCACCACCCTCGTCGTGCACAGCGACGACACGATCATCGACCACATCTGGGCCTGGCGGGCCGACCACGGCGGCGCACCCACCGGGTGGACGGTCAACCCCGGCGACACCGGCCTGATCGTGAACGGTGACGACGTCCTCGCCACCGGCCTGTTCGTGGAGCACTACCAGAAGTACGAGGTGATCTGGAACGGTAACCGCGGACGGACGATCTTCTTCCAGAACGAGAAGCCGTACGACGTACCCAATCAGGCTGCCTGGATCGGCCCTCGCGGCAACGGCTACGCCGCCTACAAGGTGGCTGACAACGTCACCGACCACGAGCTCTGGGGTGGCGGCTCCTACTGCTACTTCAACGTGAACCCGAGTGTCCGAGTGGACCGGGCGTTCGAGGTGCCCAACCGGCCCGGGGTCCGGCTCCGCAGCGTCCTGACCGTCTCGCTCGGCGACGTCGGCACCATCGCCAACGTCGTCAACGACACCGGTGGCGCCGTTCCCAACCCCGCCGGCAACACCACCCCCCGTCAGGTCGTGGCCTACCCCTGA
- a CDS encoding STAS domain-containing protein, whose amino-acid sequence MRSPPRGAANLVLTKRKDDEHDATAGSLPATAGLATVRIGEHDRAAVVAVRGQIDAGSAPLLRDALGWAIAGHERVVVDLSGADHIDRAGLSVIIAEQARATTRGVQLCFTAPSPQLLTALCALRTGEVLSSADLSAPRVRSRPG is encoded by the coding sequence GTGCGCTCACCACCACGTGGTGCAGCGAACCTCGTCCTTACCAAACGGAAGGACGACGAGCATGACGCAACCGCTGGCAGCCTCCCCGCAACCGCCGGCCTGGCCACAGTCCGCATCGGGGAGCACGACCGTGCTGCGGTTGTCGCGGTCCGCGGACAGATCGATGCCGGGTCCGCGCCGCTGCTGCGCGACGCGCTCGGCTGGGCCATCGCCGGCCACGAGCGGGTCGTCGTGGATCTGTCCGGAGCTGATCACATCGACCGGGCGGGGCTGAGCGTCATCATCGCGGAACAGGCCCGCGCCACCACCCGGGGTGTGCAGCTCTGCTTTACCGCGCCGTCCCCGCAGCTACTGACCGCCTTGTGCGCCCTGCGGACAGGGGAGGTCCTCTCCTCCGCCGACCTGTCGGCCCCGCGGGTCCGCTCCCGACCCGGCTGA
- a CDS encoding BON domain-containing protein: MDDYSDGEDDWEEFDDCSRSLSTDDMIAEVFAASLHGDPHIVGARMRVQVQNRVVILLGSVASVQAHGAMRQRAWDIPGVVDVCNRLSVTPPGDSQTSGPAQ, translated from the coding sequence ATGGACGATTACTCCGACGGCGAGGACGACTGGGAGGAGTTCGACGACTGCTCGCGCAGCCTGTCGACCGACGACATGATCGCCGAGGTCTTCGCGGCTTCGCTGCACGGCGACCCCCACATCGTGGGCGCCCGGATGAGGGTTCAGGTGCAGAACCGGGTGGTGATCCTGCTCGGCTCCGTCGCGTCGGTGCAGGCACACGGCGCGATGCGTCAGCGGGCGTGGGACATTCCCGGGGTCGTGGACGTTTGTAACCGGCTGTCCGTGACACCGCCGGGCGATTCCCAGACGTCCGGCCCGGCCCAGTAG
- a CDS encoding carbohydrate-binding protein: MTLRTRLAAAAATLLTAAGLTAIAASADAALPPPPSGWTQVWADDFTGAANTLPSGANWIIDTGHNYPGGPANWGTGEIQNYTNSTANLAHDGSGNLRITPIRNANGQWTSARIETQRTDFKAPTGGVLRIEGRIQMPNVTGDAALGYWPAFWALGAPYRGNYQNWPAIGEFDVMENVNGINSVWGVLHCGVNPGGPCNETNGLGASRACPGSTCQSAFHTYAFEWDRSVSPNQLRWYVDGQQYHTVTQAQIGEPHWSNMTSHNGYFLLLNVAMGGGFPNGVAGFTTPTAATVSGRSMLVDYVAVYTRGGGPTTPPTSNPPGGVRDAYAQIQAESFNAQGGIATEACSEGGQNIGWIANGDWAQYNNVEFGSGGVRDFVARVASGTAASGLVEVRIDSRSNAPIGSFAIASTGGWQTWRSVPGNVANVTGRHTVFLTFTSGQPNDFVNVNWFQFRR, encoded by the coding sequence GTGACACTGCGTACTCGCCTGGCGGCCGCAGCCGCCACTCTCCTCACCGCCGCCGGCCTGACAGCGATCGCCGCCTCCGCCGACGCGGCGCTCCCGCCGCCCCCGTCCGGCTGGACCCAGGTCTGGGCCGACGACTTCACCGGCGCCGCCAACACCCTGCCCAGCGGCGCCAACTGGATCATCGACACCGGTCACAACTACCCCGGCGGCCCGGCAAACTGGGGCACCGGCGAGATCCAGAACTACACCAACAGCACCGCCAACCTGGCCCACGACGGGTCCGGCAACCTGCGCATCACCCCGATCCGCAACGCCAACGGCCAGTGGACGTCGGCCCGCATCGAAACCCAGCGCACCGACTTCAAGGCGCCGACCGGCGGCGTCCTGCGCATCGAAGGCCGCATCCAGATGCCGAACGTCACCGGCGACGCGGCCCTCGGCTACTGGCCGGCGTTCTGGGCGCTCGGTGCGCCCTATCGGGGCAACTACCAGAACTGGCCGGCCATCGGTGAGTTCGACGTGATGGAGAACGTCAACGGGATCAACTCGGTCTGGGGTGTGCTGCACTGCGGCGTCAACCCGGGCGGCCCGTGCAACGAGACCAACGGCCTGGGCGCCAGCCGCGCCTGCCCCGGCTCCACCTGCCAGTCGGCCTTCCACACGTACGCGTTCGAATGGGACCGCAGCGTCTCGCCCAACCAGCTGCGCTGGTACGTCGACGGCCAGCAATATCACACTGTGACCCAGGCTCAGATCGGCGAGCCGCACTGGTCGAACATGACCAGCCACAACGGCTACTTCCTGCTGCTGAACGTGGCGATGGGCGGCGGCTTCCCGAACGGTGTCGCCGGGTTCACCACCCCGACCGCGGCCACCGTCTCCGGCCGCTCGATGCTGGTCGACTACGTCGCCGTCTACACCCGCGGCGGCGGCCCCACCACCCCGCCCACCTCCAACCCGCCGGGTGGAGTGCGCGACGCGTACGCCCAGATCCAAGCGGAATCGTTCAACGCCCAGGGCGGCATCGCCACGGAGGCGTGCAGCGAGGGCGGGCAGAACATCGGCTGGATCGCCAACGGTGACTGGGCGCAGTACAACAACGTGGAATTCGGCAGCGGTGGCGTGCGCGACTTCGTCGCCCGGGTGGCCTCCGGTACCGCGGCCAGCGGCCTGGTCGAGGTACGCATCGACAGCCGCTCCAACGCACCGATCGGCAGTTTCGCGATCGCCAGCACCGGCGGCTGGCAGACCTGGCGTTCGGTGCCCGGCAACGTGGCGAACGTGACCGGGCGGCACACCGTCTTCCTGACTTTCACCAGCGGTCAGCCGAACGACTTCGTCAACGTCAACTGGTTCCAGTTCCGCCGCTGA
- a CDS encoding glycosyltransferase — MAIPVVERLSMIIVLLSDLAVIALLVRCLRARERYDRDPMVPPGPVSVIIPAYNEKEGITAAVRAAATGDHPHGIEVVVVDDGSTDGTGDLVEAMGLTNVRVVRPPHRGYVDSISVGLAWSRHDLVVVVDGDGVVEPGLVRLLTGPFADPQVGAVAAHTKVGNRGSWTSRVLHVEYETRLNPARHSRWGRAYAGSGSAVAFRRGALQETGGFSDDTLRPDVDAIISLERDGWKVVYEPAAHAWTEVPSSLWQLRRQRGRWTAATILRVGKYLRAPGQQQRQPDSWSWRAALVGQVAVPVLAPLAEAPLVVAVVTGNADLGVAWASVLAGHILVAAVALRMSRERLAPALIAPLQVLLLRYLNAGLMIRYLQAALRACLEGRQLVRTALSGRYLR, encoded by the coding sequence GTGGCTATTCCAGTGGTGGAGCGGCTGAGCATGATCATTGTGCTGCTCAGTGACCTAGCGGTCATCGCGCTCCTGGTGCGCTGTCTGCGCGCCCGCGAACGGTACGACCGGGATCCGATGGTGCCGCCTGGCCCGGTTTCGGTCATCATTCCGGCCTACAACGAGAAGGAGGGCATCACGGCGGCTGTGCGTGCCGCAGCAACTGGTGACCATCCACACGGCATCGAGGTGGTGGTGGTCGACGACGGCTCGACCGACGGCACTGGCGACCTTGTCGAGGCGATGGGCCTGACGAACGTTCGGGTGGTGCGCCCGCCGCATCGCGGCTACGTGGACAGCATCAGCGTCGGCCTCGCCTGGAGTCGGCACGACCTCGTCGTGGTCGTCGACGGCGACGGCGTCGTGGAACCCGGCCTCGTTCGCCTGCTGACCGGACCGTTCGCTGACCCGCAGGTCGGCGCGGTCGCGGCGCACACGAAGGTGGGGAATCGCGGCTCGTGGACGAGCCGAGTGCTGCATGTCGAATACGAGACGCGGCTCAACCCGGCGCGTCACAGCCGATGGGGTCGCGCGTACGCAGGCTCCGGGAGTGCCGTGGCTTTCCGCCGCGGGGCGCTGCAGGAGACCGGCGGCTTCAGTGACGACACGCTGCGGCCGGACGTCGATGCGATCATCTCGCTGGAGCGCGACGGCTGGAAGGTGGTGTACGAGCCGGCCGCACATGCATGGACGGAGGTCCCGAGCTCGCTGTGGCAACTGCGCCGGCAGCGCGGGAGGTGGACGGCGGCCACCATTCTGCGGGTCGGCAAGTATCTGCGCGCGCCGGGACAGCAGCAGCGGCAACCGGACTCGTGGTCATGGCGGGCCGCCCTCGTCGGTCAGGTGGCGGTACCGGTTCTCGCACCGCTGGCGGAGGCACCCCTTGTGGTCGCGGTCGTCACCGGGAACGCGGATCTCGGCGTCGCGTGGGCGTCCGTGCTGGCCGGGCACATCTTGGTGGCGGCCGTCGCACTCAGGATGAGCCGTGAACGGCTGGCGCCGGCCCTCATCGCGCCGTTGCAGGTTCTTCTGTTGCGCTACCTCAACGCCGGGCTCATGATCCGGTATCTCCAGGCCGCCTTGCGGGCGTGTCTCGAGGGACGCCAGCTGGTGCGGACCGCACTCAGCGGGCGGTATCTACGGTGA